Proteins co-encoded in one Terriglobia bacterium genomic window:
- a CDS encoding PadR family transcriptional regulator — protein sequence MGNQIELLQGTLDLLILKTLALEPMHGWGIAQRIQQISQDVLQVGQGSLYPALHRLEQRGWIGSEWSTSDNNRRAKFYSLTRAGKNQLEKELGEWERLSAAIALVLQQS from the coding sequence ATGGGGAACCAGATTGAGCTGTTGCAAGGAACGTTGGACCTGCTGATCCTGAAAACGCTGGCGCTCGAACCGATGCATGGCTGGGGAATCGCCCAGCGCATCCAGCAGATTTCACAAGACGTTCTACAGGTCGGCCAGGGATCGCTTTATCCTGCGCTGCACCGGCTGGAGCAGCGTGGCTGGATCGGCTCGGAGTGGAGTACCTCTGACAATAATCGCCGGGCCAAGTTCTATTCCCTGACCCGCGCCGGCAAGAACCAACTGGAAAAGGAACTGGGTGAATGGGAGCGGCTCTCCGCTGCCATTGCACTGGTACTGCAGCAAAGTTAA
- a CDS encoding ABC transporter permease: protein MRKLRDIFTRPSRHESDTNEELRFHLEKEIEKNIAAGMSPDEARRQALIAFGGIQQTRESLREVHRGRFFESLAQDSRYAWRMLRKSPAFTIIAVITLALGIGANTAIFSLIDAVIFRSLPIPDPQSLIVFQWESHKGPGNMSYRNFGECDETHDGKNARGCSLSLPFFKQVQAQADVFSHVAAYTGTGQLDMSGNGPARMVKGEFVTGDYFQTLGVRAHLGRLINAGDDDASAQATVVLDHSFWQVEFGGSESAIGKTIRLNGIPFQIIGVTEPRFDALTLSNKYDVIIPMAQRPVVVPNWKPREDQADHWWLVMIGRLKSGVPLSQAEAGVSLLFRNSIGSVGKPLFKPDSDPRIRLAQASQVLGGSQKRTLQPLYVLMLCVGAVLLIACANVAGLLLARSVVRQREIAVRLALGARRSRIVLQFLTESVMLAFAGGALGMLVAVWGSRALMATVSAGAVNPPIFSPQLDWRVLGFTAGVSLLTGIFFGLAPALRGSDVSLTSSLKAAAGSGTTVSEGKQRRFSAGGMLVAVQMALAIVVLVIAGLLVRTLNNLKSLNPGFDTQNVLLFGIDPRLAGYKGQQIDNLFFELQEKFSAIPGVTSATYAWYPFLSGGLWNTAFHRPGTPPPTRQEMESGAAEKNQVDSDVYPIGPRFFSTWGIPFQSGRDFTPSDYAVAASNDGDKPSSNPTPVIVNQEFARQYFPGKNPLGQIFGEQEPTGIGDAKAPGYLIVGMVANSKYNSLRREITPCFYQPNVGGEAFFDLRTGTDPLSLVPTVKNIVDKQSHDLAVFRISTETETIDRQVFTEKMTARISSLFGLLALLLACLGLYGLLSYEVTRRTREIGIRMAIGAQSHNVVGLVLTKAMGLIVAGAVAGIIVAVGVTRFLTSFLYGVKAGDPITLLAVAALLALVALAACYIPARRATKVDPLVALRYE, encoded by the coding sequence ATGAGGAAATTACGCGACATCTTTACCCGGCCCAGCCGCCACGAAAGCGATACCAACGAAGAACTCCGATTTCACCTGGAAAAAGAAATTGAGAAGAACATCGCGGCAGGCATGTCTCCCGATGAAGCTCGCCGCCAGGCGCTGATCGCATTTGGCGGCATCCAGCAGACTCGTGAATCCCTGAGGGAAGTCCATCGCGGGCGATTCTTTGAATCTCTGGCGCAGGACTCGCGTTATGCCTGGCGCATGCTGCGCAAATCCCCCGCGTTTACCATCATCGCGGTCATTACCCTGGCGCTGGGGATCGGGGCGAACACGGCAATTTTCAGCTTGATTGACGCGGTGATTTTCCGGTCCCTGCCGATCCCAGACCCCCAGAGCCTGATCGTCTTTCAATGGGAGTCGCACAAAGGCCCAGGGAATATGAGCTACCGCAATTTTGGCGAATGCGACGAGACCCATGACGGTAAAAATGCTCGCGGCTGCTCGTTGTCTTTGCCGTTCTTCAAACAGGTACAGGCACAGGCCGATGTCTTCTCCCACGTGGCGGCATACACCGGGACAGGACAGCTTGATATGAGCGGCAATGGTCCGGCGCGAATGGTGAAAGGCGAATTTGTGACGGGCGACTACTTCCAGACGCTTGGCGTGCGCGCTCATCTTGGCCGGCTCATCAACGCGGGCGACGACGACGCGAGTGCCCAGGCGACCGTGGTGCTGGATCACAGCTTCTGGCAGGTTGAGTTTGGCGGTTCGGAGTCAGCGATTGGAAAAACGATCCGTTTGAATGGAATACCGTTCCAGATTATCGGCGTCACTGAGCCACGCTTTGACGCTCTGACCTTGTCCAATAAATATGACGTGATCATCCCCATGGCACAACGCCCTGTGGTGGTTCCTAACTGGAAGCCCAGAGAAGATCAGGCGGACCACTGGTGGCTGGTCATGATTGGACGCCTGAAATCTGGCGTTCCTTTGAGCCAGGCTGAGGCCGGCGTCAGTTTGCTGTTTCGCAACTCCATAGGATCTGTGGGTAAGCCTCTTTTCAAGCCGGACAGTGATCCTCGAATCAGGCTTGCCCAGGCCAGCCAGGTGCTGGGAGGCAGCCAGAAAAGGACGTTGCAGCCACTTTACGTGTTGATGCTGTGCGTGGGAGCGGTGCTTCTGATCGCCTGCGCCAACGTCGCGGGACTACTGCTGGCTCGCTCGGTCGTCCGGCAACGCGAAATTGCTGTACGCCTTGCGCTGGGCGCCAGGCGGAGCAGGATCGTCCTGCAATTCCTTACGGAAAGCGTAATGCTTGCTTTTGCGGGAGGGGCTCTCGGCATGCTCGTCGCAGTCTGGGGTTCACGGGCGCTGATGGCCACGGTTTCCGCAGGAGCTGTGAACCCGCCGATCTTCTCGCCCCAACTTGACTGGCGCGTGCTGGGGTTCACTGCCGGGGTCTCGCTGCTCACGGGGATATTCTTTGGACTTGCACCCGCGCTACGCGGCTCAGACGTCAGTCTCACCTCTTCACTAAAGGCCGCGGCGGGCAGTGGCACTACAGTTTCCGAGGGCAAGCAACGCCGGTTCTCCGCAGGTGGAATGCTTGTCGCGGTGCAGATGGCACTGGCCATCGTGGTGCTGGTGATCGCGGGGCTGCTGGTACGTACGCTCAACAACTTGAAAAGCCTGAATCCCGGCTTTGATACTCAGAATGTCCTCCTCTTCGGCATCGATCCGCGCCTGGCGGGGTACAAGGGCCAGCAGATCGACAATCTGTTTTTCGAATTGCAGGAAAAATTCTCGGCGATTCCGGGCGTGACGTCTGCCACTTATGCCTGGTATCCATTTCTCTCTGGCGGTCTTTGGAACACGGCCTTCCACCGGCCGGGAACTCCTCCGCCTACCAGGCAGGAGATGGAATCAGGAGCAGCCGAGAAGAACCAAGTCGATTCCGACGTCTATCCCATCGGCCCCAGGTTCTTTTCCACCTGGGGCATCCCGTTTCAATCAGGACGTGATTTCACTCCGTCGGATTACGCTGTGGCCGCGAGCAATGACGGGGACAAACCCAGCTCAAATCCGACGCCGGTTATCGTGAACCAGGAGTTCGCGCGCCAGTACTTCCCAGGGAAAAATCCGCTCGGGCAGATCTTTGGGGAGCAGGAGCCCACCGGGATCGGGGACGCGAAGGCCCCAGGTTATTTGATCGTGGGCATGGTGGCGAATTCCAAATACAACAGCCTGCGCCGCGAAATCACGCCTTGTTTTTATCAACCAAATGTCGGCGGAGAGGCGTTCTTTGATCTCCGGACAGGCACTGACCCGCTCTCACTTGTCCCCACGGTTAAAAACATTGTGGATAAGCAGAGCCATGATCTGGCGGTTTTCCGCATCTCCACCGAAACAGAAACAATCGACCGGCAGGTATTCACGGAAAAAATGACTGCCCGGATCTCTAGTTTGTTTGGACTCCTGGCCTTGCTGCTGGCGTGCCTGGGCCTGTATGGCCTCTTGTCTTATGAGGTAACACGGCGAACGCGTGAGATTGGCATCCGTATGGCCATAGGAGCGCAGTCGCACAACGTGGTTGGCCTGGTGCTCACGAAAGCCATGGGACTGATTGTCGCCGGCGCCGTCGCGGGCATCATCGTGGCTGTGGGCGTAACGCGCTTTCTGACCAGCTTCCTTTACGGCGTCAAAGCCGGCGATCCCATCACGCTGTTGGCTGTAGCAGCCCTGCTGGCGCTAGTTGCTCTGGCGGCATGCTATATCCCCGCGCGTCGAGCCACCAAAGTTGATCCCCTAGTGGCGCTACGTTATGAATAA